CACGCGACGTTCACGTGCTACCGGGAAAAAAGCCCATTGACTGCACTTGAAAACAACACAGATGCCGTTTAAAAATTGGATGTTCTATGACACTTTTGTTAACATGATGTGACGATTGAGGgcaaacagcagcagatgaCACAGGAActtgtgaaatatttatttaaataacgtTTTACGCCTCAAAGGAAATGATATTATTACATACGGTCTACGGTGTACTTACAGGCGAGGTTGCTTTCTGCAGGTTTGGGGTTTTCGTCCAAAAAAGATAGGTTAGAgccaggaaaaaaagaaattgacaaCTTTCTGATGAACATGAATAACATCACAAAGCCAGGCAGCTACCGGACGTGACGTGTTATTCCTGTCTGGTTCCCGCCCATGGAAACGTGACGTCAGAGAGCGGTCTTCAAGGGATGTTTTTAGCTCATGGAAGTTTAGCTAGCTTCACTTGGATGCTTGAAATTGTACCTGGAGacagtaattatatatatacgaAACCACTTTAGTGAGAAAGAGCACACTATTTCCATTCAAATACCGCTTTTACATGCCGCTACAGTCTGACTGGTTTGATAAAGAAATAACTAAGCTTAGCTGTGTGATGCTACCTTTATCCGAGCAGCATAATTATTAGTAATAACATGGCACAAGTCGCTCCTTCCTCCAGATCGATCGTAGTAGCTGACTGGCATCAATGTAAAGACAGCAAAGAATATTTCAGCAAAATTCTACACAAAAGGAGACGCAAAAACTTCGGTATGAcagataaacatttttatttttgttaaatcgTTTTGGATTTTGAAATGTAACGTAAGCATTTGTAACTGGGCTTTGATTGTACGATTAAGTAACGTTAATTCTGGAAATTAtttttagttagtttttttaACCTTAGCATGATGCCACCCAACATAATTAACAAGAGACATGTATTCGTATTTAATCCTAATATACGAAGCCTGATTCATAGTGTGCCGTCTTactttacaattacaatttacAAAACCACTTAAAACGAGGACATGGCAAAAACACTAACGTGGTTGGTTTGTATGCTTAttgttttttagaaatgtaatgACATTCAGTTTTTCAACGCTTAATATCAACTTCCAGATATCCTAGAGTGAcataataaagatggacttttAGATtcgattcaactttattgtcattgcacagggtacaagtactgaggcaaatAAATGCTTCTGCCATGCTGTTGAAAATCATCCATACACTTTTAAACCAAAGGAGTTACAATGTGACATTAACCAGCAAGCCATGTAGGTTCATGTGGGAAGTATTTATTCCAAGCAGTATACAAAAGCGAATATTTAGATGGCcgttttaaaactttatttacagGCCTTTTGGAGTCTCCGATGATGCCTCCACACGAAGCTGTGGACACAGTCCATTACAAGGTATTCATCTCCGGCAAGAGTGGGGTCGGGAAAACTTCTCTTGCAGCACGTCTTGCAGGCCTGAAACTTCCCAACTTGCACTATGAAACCACAGGTGGGTCCAGAGTCAATGAGAGTCAGTTGCTTTTAGAGTAAATTACTGTCAACTCTTCAACATAAAGACTAATGAGATCAAATATTCCATTGCTTTCTTCAAGGTATTGAAACCACGGTGGTCTATTGGCCCGTGAAGTTGAGAGAGAATGGTCGAGTGCTTTTCTTCCGTCTGCAGCTGTGGGACTGTGGAGAGAACACCTTGCGAAGATTTGACCATTTGCTTCCTGTATGTATGAAATAGTGTTTCCACAAAACACATTGTGTTGCGTTGAAAGAGAAAAGGGACTATGCTTACATGAGGCAAGATCCAAATAAAAACCCTAACAACATCTACCAAACGTTTTATCTTCCAGGCCTGTAAGGAGCAGGTGGATGCCGTCCTCTTCCTATTCTCCTTCACTGACAGGACATCTTTTGAAGATCTGTCAAGTCAAATTGCTAAATGGACTGGGACACCGGAGGCACATGTTGTAAAATTGGTGGTCGGCACAAAGTATCCTCTAGTGTTTTTTCTAAAACTGAATTGTTTATTCACAACCAGGGTCATTTCAGGGCTAGGATATCATTTCAGAG
The Gasterosteus aculeatus chromosome 17, fGasAcu3.hap1.1, whole genome shotgun sequence DNA segment above includes these coding regions:
- the cplane2 gene encoding ciliogenesis and planar polarity effector 2; the protein is MAQVAPSSRSIVVADWHQCKDSKEYFSKILHKRRRKNFGLLESPMMPPHEAVDTVHYKVFISGKSGVGKTSLAARLAGLKLPNLHYETTGIETTVVYWPVKLRENGRVLFFRLQLWDCGENTLRRFDHLLPACKEQVDAVLFLFSFTDRTSFEDLSSQIAKWTGTPEAHVVKLVVGTKFDLFMHCDVPERDVRDFQETWNLRVLRVGGEVSDGIGDVAPFLNCLAENLWHQDCVTAGSANHRSQQKTGTLL